The proteins below are encoded in one region of Candidatus Hydrogenedens sp.:
- a CDS encoding ABC transporter ATP-binding protein — MQSKQLNNSINDYTVYLDNVSKTFRTYHFFHKDDVTDKRRILTKKEACAADHVTFGIKTGEIMGLLGPNGAGKTTTVKMISTLVIPDSGTVFVDGMNVEKHRKEVLSRIGVVLEGTRTSIWPLTPLENLYYYGNLRNIRGKVLKERANQLLDFIGLKDKKDIEVRKLSRGQKQKLAICIALIADPKIILFDEPTTGLDVQSSRSIKDKIIELTRHYGRSVLVTTHDMHVAQELCDRIGIINKGKLITCKPTTELLDLFSKQIFSIRLDRNLVDNDLDHLAPKIQVLETILTADGPTITVQVPEPHAERSEAIYTLFETLRQKKYQIRSIQQKQVNLEYIFLQLTGEKPVFDETNLSEQEL; from the coding sequence ATGCAAAGCAAACAATTAAACAACTCGATAAACGATTATACAGTCTACCTTGACAACGTCTCGAAGACCTTTCGCACATATCATTTTTTTCACAAAGATGATGTAACAGACAAAAGAAGAATTCTTACTAAAAAAGAAGCCTGCGCCGCTGACCATGTTACCTTCGGAATTAAAACGGGTGAAATTATGGGCTTATTGGGACCTAATGGTGCAGGGAAAACAACCACTGTAAAGATGATTTCTACATTGGTAATACCTGATAGTGGAACCGTATTTGTAGATGGGATGAATGTAGAGAAACACCGAAAAGAAGTATTATCAAGAATAGGTGTAGTTTTAGAAGGAACACGAACAAGCATCTGGCCACTAACACCTCTTGAAAATTTGTATTATTATGGGAACCTTCGAAATATCCGAGGTAAAGTATTAAAAGAAAGGGCAAATCAACTCCTCGATTTTATAGGATTAAAAGACAAAAAGGATATTGAAGTCCGCAAACTATCGCGAGGTCAAAAACAAAAATTGGCAATTTGTATCGCTCTTATCGCAGACCCCAAAATTATCCTTTTCGACGAGCCAACCACAGGATTAGACGTACAAAGTAGTCGCTCTATTAAAGACAAAATCATTGAACTAACCCGCCATTATGGCAGGTCTGTACTTGTAACAACACATGATATGCATGTTGCTCAAGAATTATGCGACCGCATCGGTATCATCAATAAAGGTAAGCTTATAACCTGTAAGCCTACAACCGAATTACTCGATTTATTTTCTAAACAAATCTTTTCCATCCGTTTAGACCGAAATTTGGTTGACAACGACCTTGACCACCTTGCACCTAAAATACAGGTATTAGAAACAATCCTTACCGCGGATGGACCCACAATAACAGTTCAAGTTCCAGAACCACATGCTGAACGGTCCGAGGCAATATATACCTTATTTGAAACGTTACGGCAGAAAAAATATCAAATTCGCTCCATCCAGCAAAAGCAAGTAAACCTTGAATATATCTTTCTTCAACTTACAGGAGAAAAACCAGTTTTTGATGAAACAAATTTATCAGAACAGGAATTATAA